The proteins below are encoded in one region of Rhabdothermincola salaria:
- a CDS encoding ABC transporter ATP-binding protein → MTASTSAEPTRGVVGRGARLLARYVRAQPRVFAVSIVGAAIYAGAAVATTVVLGRITNEVIVPSFADGRVEGSAVLGAAGVLLAVGFLRALTIILRRYFAALLTFRNQRAWRKRLSRVYLEAPLRFHKDTPTGRLLAHADNDIIAATEVLNPLPFSIGVVTLVVFAIASLATVDWMLMLVAVLLFPALAIVNRLYTARVEVPVGEVQRQVGHVSRIAHESFDGALVVKTLGRADAEVERLDRAADQLRRARLDVGRVRATFEPVIDALPNLGIVVLLVIGAWQVSLGRLDTGQVVQAVALFGLLAFPMRVFGFFLQELPRAVVTSERLDLVVATPSEPAPEPGTAVPLPDGPLAVALEEVSFAHGSGAGSVDGPDDAPDRLDPVLDGVTMHVDHGEVVALVGATGAGKSTLCELLPRLLDPDTGTVRLGGVDLREADPVAVRAAVALVFQETFLFADTVRENVTLGSEVDDDELEAAAAVAHADDFVARLPQGWDTVLGERGVTLSGGQRQRLALTRALLRRPRVLVLDDATSAVDPTIEAAILRALRATLACSTLVVAHRLSTIELADRVVHLADGRVVGSGSHAELLAGDPVYARLVRAYADGMTS, encoded by the coding sequence CCCCGCGTGTTCGCGGTGTCCATCGTCGGCGCGGCCATCTACGCCGGGGCCGCGGTGGCCACGACCGTCGTGCTGGGACGCATCACCAACGAGGTGATCGTGCCCTCGTTCGCCGACGGTCGGGTCGAGGGCAGTGCCGTGCTCGGGGCGGCCGGCGTGCTGCTCGCCGTCGGGTTCCTGCGGGCCCTCACCATCATCCTGCGGCGCTACTTCGCCGCCCTGCTCACCTTCCGGAACCAGCGGGCGTGGCGCAAGCGGCTGAGCCGGGTGTACCTCGAAGCCCCCTTGCGCTTCCACAAGGACACCCCCACCGGGCGGCTGCTGGCCCACGCCGACAACGACATCATCGCCGCCACCGAGGTCCTCAACCCCCTGCCGTTCTCCATCGGGGTGGTCACCCTGGTGGTGTTCGCCATCGCCAGCCTGGCCACCGTCGACTGGATGCTGATGCTGGTGGCGGTGCTGTTGTTCCCCGCCCTGGCCATCGTGAACCGCCTCTACACCGCTCGGGTGGAGGTGCCCGTCGGCGAGGTGCAGCGCCAGGTGGGCCACGTCAGCCGCATCGCCCACGAGAGCTTCGACGGCGCTCTCGTCGTCAAGACGCTCGGTCGCGCCGATGCCGAGGTCGAACGCCTCGACCGGGCCGCCGACCAGCTGCGCCGGGCCCGCCTCGACGTGGGGCGGGTGCGGGCCACCTTCGAACCGGTCATCGACGCCCTCCCCAACCTGGGCATCGTCGTGTTGCTGGTCATCGGCGCCTGGCAGGTCTCGCTCGGCCGGCTCGACACCGGGCAGGTGGTGCAGGCGGTGGCGCTGTTCGGGCTGCTGGCCTTCCCCATGCGGGTCTTCGGGTTCTTCCTCCAGGAGCTGCCGAGGGCGGTCGTCACCAGCGAGCGCCTCGACCTGGTGGTCGCCACCCCGTCCGAGCCGGCGCCCGAGCCCGGCACCGCGGTCCCGCTGCCCGATGGGCCGCTGGCGGTCGCCCTCGAGGAGGTCTCCTTCGCCCACGGCAGCGGCGCCGGTTCCGTCGACGGCCCGGACGACGCCCCCGACCGGCTGGACCCGGTGCTCGACGGCGTCACCATGCACGTCGACCACGGCGAGGTGGTGGCCCTCGTCGGGGCCACCGGCGCAGGCAAGTCCACCCTGTGCGAGCTGCTGCCGCGCCTCCTCGACCCCGACACGGGCACCGTGCGTCTGGGCGGGGTCGACCTGCGAGAGGCCGACCCGGTCGCCGTGCGCGCCGCCGTGGCCCTGGTGTTCCAGGAGACCTTCCTCTTCGCCGACACCGTCCGCGAGAACGTCACCCTCGGATCCGAGGTGGACGACGACGAGCTGGAGGCCGCGGCCGCGGTCGCCCACGCCGATGACTTCGTGGCCCGCCTGCCCCAGGGTTGGGACACCGTCCTGGGGGAGCGGGGCGTGACCCTCTCCGGCGGGCAGCGCCAACGGCTGGCCCTCACTCGGGCCCTGCTGCGCCGGCCCCGTGTCCTGGTGCTCGACGACGCCACCAGCGCGGTCGACCCGACCATCGAGGCGGCCATCCTCCGGGCCCTGCGGGCCACGCTGGCGTGCAGCACCCTGGTGGTGGCCCATCGTCTCTCGACCATCGAGCTGGCCGACCGGGTGGTGCACCTGGCCGACGGGCGGGTGGTGGGCTCGGGCTCCCACGCCGAGCTCCTGGCCGGCGATCCCGTCTATGCCCGCCTGGTGCGGGCCTACGCCGACGGGATGACGTCGTGA